The window CTCTCTTACAGTAAAGTGCATGCGCAATAAACCTGCATATTTTGCTGAAAGATTGTACAAATCCATGAAGGTAAAGAGCTTTTAGtgtgagatttcttttttttatttttttatatatatttttttggcttGTATTTCCATGCTCAAGTCAGTAGCATCATAGCAATCATTAGATAAACTCTACTGTTCATGGGGAAATAAGTCTGAGATCTTCTGGAAGAGCTCAGACTTCCCTGAAGCTCAAAGCAATATTCTTACTCAGCAGAAAGCTGCTAGTGGATCACACttttaagacaaaaatgttCTGATTAGGAACAGATTCTGCAGAAGACTGAGCAATAAAACCTTTGTGTCTCTCACTGGTTTATCCAAAACATTTTGTAGTTAGTTGTACGTGGTTGGATTGCTTTTTAGGGCCTGGGAACAGATGACAACACGCTGATCCGAGTGATGGTGTCCCGCTCTGAAATAGATATGCTGGATATCAGAAGGGAATTCTTGACCATGTATGGGAAATCTCTCTACTCCTTCATTAAGGTAAACTTCTTGGTGTTACAAAGAGCTGGATTTGCTAAGTGGCTTAAAGGAGATGGCTACTTGACATCTATTGGGTATTTTAGAGCAGCTGAAATTAAGAAGACACTCGAATAATGTACCAAAAATGTTCTTGAATGTTCATTGTCAAAAAGGATACaaaccctggaaaaaaaaaagggggggggggaatgtaTGTGCTGGGAGAATCTAGCCTTTCATAGGGCTGTAAAACTAatcatgttcctttttttttcttttctttccagggaGATTGCTCAGGAGACTACAGGAAAGTTCTGCTCAGACTCTGTGGTGGAGAGGATTAAATGATGCCTGGTATATTGCCTGGATGATGGCAAGCATCATAAGGATTtcactctttctattttttttccccaaatagcTTATTAATTATACTGACTTAGGTTAATTAATGATCTGGTTGAATAATGGCAGTTCCATTTAATGCTTACGATAAGCTTTTATGCTCGCAACACCTGTTTATATACTGCCTGGGCTAGTAAAGCCCATCTTAAACAGAACACTTTAAccaaatctacattttttttgcttcctgacAAGCTGTCCCTCTGCCTTTGCATTTACCAGCAAAACTTACCAGCTGAACCAAATTTGGACACAGTGTaggaagctgcagagcaaaAAATTAACCTTGTCAATACAGGGAGAGTGCAGAATATAGATTTGCTTCAGCTTTTGCAAGATAAttaaaaaccaaagaaaattaatcatgTAAAATACAATCATATTTAAATCTTAACTTGTTCTATGTTAGTATGGAACCTTAACATCCTTGTTGTGCTTTATGTATAAGCTGCCTATAGATTTGAAGATAGGGACACACTGGATGTCACACTGGTGACATCAGGAAGAACTCTTGCCGGCCTAGGCCTGGTTACAGGTCAGCCCTGTAGTCTTGGTCTGTCCTACTTGACTCAGGAGTGTAAATCatcatgtttatatttattacagTTACTTTGGATGAAGCAGTACCATTAAGGAATGGCCTGTCCCCAGAGCATGTCTTATCAGCACCATCTGGTGCCTTATAGTGGGATGCCTTGTACTGGAGTCATTTAGTAAATCTCACCAGCGCTGGCTGGTGGGACTCCTGTATAACACTACGGTTAGAAACTCCAGTTTGGGTGCCTGTGTGACATGGAATTCCATACCAACTgctgaaataaacttttcttcCAAGCCCTACACACCTGTCTGCTAAGCTGAGCATTCTTTTCTctacaaaatgtgttttctgtttgcttttttttttttttttttaaatattggtGTATAATGCTCTGTTGAAGGCATCACAGATTGACACTGGAATTTGAGGGCACAATGCCACTCTAGCCTGTGTGCAATTCTGTCACTTGTTTTGTTCCAAGCAGGGCCATGCTTGCCTCCAGGGTGCTCCAGGGCCTTGGACAGGCTTTACCAACTTCCAGGCAAGGCCCACGGTGTGGCCCCACATCACAGCCTCTAGTCTGGTGAGCATGACTTAAGCTGGTGACTTCTGGTACCAGAGGAAGGCTCCTGCCCCATGTAAATTTTTACAACTACAGAGTAGGTTCACTGCCCTCAAAGCTGAAGAGGAGGCATATATGCCTCCAAGCAAGGAATCCAACCCTAAACCACTTGTGTGGTTTACTGTGCAAGGCCACCAGGAAGAAACAGCAAGTCATTGTAATGAGTGACTCCATCTTGAGGGGACAGAGGCACCCCCCTGTCGCCTGACATGGACTGGAGAAgtttgctgcctgccagggtcCTGGATCCAGGATGTGGAGGGGCTGCTAGAAGTCATCTGGGACCTGTTTGCAGATCAGTGTCTGCCTGGGAGAGATGGGCTCAACCTCGCTAAGCAGGGCAAAGATATTTTCATCCACAGGATGGCCAGCCTCGTGAAGAAGGCTTTAAACTAGGAATGAGGTGGGAGGGAGTAACCAGCAGCACGCTGAGGAGCGTGGTGGACAGGGCTGCTGAGCAAAGGGCATGAGGTGACGTGCTAGGGAGGGATCACAAAATCAGCAGTGAGGGTTAAATGGAGtcctccagcactgcaggtCAGCAAGGAAATGCCTACAAGGCACCATTGTGGAGAAATCCCCCAAACCTTTTCTAGGAACCCAGCGTGGTGGGGTGTGTCCCTGAAGTGCCTGTACATTGATGCACGTAGTATAAGGAATGAATGTGATGACTTAGAGGTGTGCGTACAGTTTCAGGGCCACAATTGTACTGGGATCACAGAGATGTGGCAGAATtgctcccatgactggagtaTTGCAATGGAAGGACATGGGATGGGCTGTTTGGGAACAGGCTGGGAAGGTGAGGATGGGGTGCTGCCCTCTGTGtgagagctgctggagcacagagagctctgcctggggatggaCAAGGAGCTGGCCAAGAGTTTGTGGCTTAAAATTAAAGGGAGGACAGGGCTAGGTGACATTGTAGTGGGACTCAGCTACAGGCCACCCGACAAGAACAAGCAGATGAAGCCCTCTACAGACAGATAGATGCAACCCCACATATGCAGGCCTGGTCCTTGTGGGGGACTTCAGCCACCCTGGGGTCTgttggagggacagcacagcaggacgCCAGCTGTCCAGGTTCCTGGAGCACTTCCTCCTGCAAGGGACATGGAACCAACaaggagaggagctctgctgggCCTCGTGCTCAGCAGCAAGCTGGGGGTTGTGGGGAACGTGAAGGGAATTGTGGGGAATGTGGACTCCACCCTCTCATGGCTCCACCATGAGAGAAGGTGGAGTTCAGGAACCCTagagcagggaggaaggtgAAAGGCaagcacacagctctgctttaACATTGCTGATCCCACTCCTGCACATGCAGGCAGCGTCCCTGTATTCTTCTCAAGATACAGATCCCTGGttcctgtgcatttccttctcacACTTTACTTTGACCAGGAGTTCCTGATTCAGCCGTGCTGCTCCCTTGCCTCCCTTGCCTGATTTCTTACATGTGGGAATTGAATGCTCTTGTGCTCTAACAAAAAATGCCCGTAAAGACCTAACAGCTCTATTCTGCTCCTTTATTCCTGGGGACAGTTTTCCAGGGGCTACTAACTGCTAATTCTTTAAACTGGAAGTTCACTCTCCCAAAATTCAGGGTCTTGACTTTACACCTGGCCCTTGTCTCGCAGGACCATGAATTCCACCAGGCAGAgtcactgcagcccaggctgccaaCAATCCTGACCTCTCCAATCATCTATGTTTGAAAGCAATATGTCCAGTAACACTTCTCTGGTTAGTCTCTCTATCACCTGCATTAAGAAATTAACCTCCATGCACTCCAGCAGTCTCTTGGACTGCTTGCAGCTTGCTGTGCTGCCTTTCTGGCAGATGtcagggtggttgaagtccccctGCAAGATCAGTGTCTGCATGCATGATGCTTCCTGTAGCTGAAGTAAGAATGCTCATAGCAGGCTCCCCTTTATGAAGCAGCCAGTCATAAGCACCGACCATGAGGTTTCTTTTGTTGGCTTGGCCTCTAATTTTTACCCACAAGGTCTCAACCTGACCATTGCTGCTTTCCAAAGCCAGCTCTCTGCAGTCAATCTACTTTTTCACATACGGGGCACCCACCTGTCCCTCCTTCCTTGCTTGTCCCTTCTGAACATTTTATAGCCATGCACTGCAGCGCACCAGTTGTGTGATTCATCCCACCAAGTTTCAGCAATAGTGATTAGATCAGAGCTTTCTAGCTACAGTGACTTCCGACACCTGTTTGTTACCCAAGCTACGTGCATTGCTGCAGAGGCTCTTCAGTCAGGCTATCAGCCATGTCACCTTTATAGAGGAGCACGCCCTAATTCCTTTGAGGCAATTCAAAGGAGTTTCACTATTCGATCCTAATGCGTTAGCAGCCCTTGCCTTTTCTCTGTTACTCAAGACTCCATCCCCTTCCCTGGCTCTGTCTAGTTTGAAGCTCTCCTTGTAAGTCTGGCCAGCTTGTTGGTGAAGACTCTTGCCCCCCTTGGTCAGGTGAAGCTCATCAGCTCCCAAAAGACCTGGATTGTCAAAGGTGAATCCATGATCATAGAAGCCAAAACTCTGGTGATGGCACCAGCCATAAAGCTGGGCATTCATCTGCATGATGTGTCGACTTGTGCCAGCACCTCTGGCAAGACGGAGATCATCGGGCACCAGCCCTCTCTCTTGTGCCCTCTGTGCTCTGAAGTCCTGCTCGATCTTTCCCATGTTTTGCTTTAACGTGTCATAGGTGCCCACACGGAAAAGAAGCAGGGGACAGCAGTATGTGATTTTACCTAGTAGTGGCAGTCTCTTTGTGACACCCCAGGATCTTGGttcctggccagcagcagacTTCCCTCGACTGTGTCCCAGGTCGGCAGAGGGGTGCTGCGGTGCCTCTCAGCAGGGTCATCCACTACCAGCACTCACCACTTCCTTTTGCAGCCTTTGTTGTGTGCTGCTTGTGTGgtttttccctgaaaatctTGCTCGTTATTTTTGTCCACTGCCAAGGCTTCACATGTGTTGCTGGTTGGTACATACATGGAAGAGGAGTGAGGTAATAACTTGCTCCCATGGGTCACCAGAGGCCATGGTGCCTCCTTCTCCAAGGTGCTGTCTGTTCGCTGTTGAGAATTTTCAGTAGTCCTTGGAGGTTGGTGCCACAGGGCCCTAGTACTTCCCCTTGGGAATCcagagaggtcccagttgactggaagctggcaaatgtggtcccaattttcaagaagggcaagaaagaagatcctggcaattacaggcctgtcagtctcacttcagtgacTGGCAAAATTATGGAGATTATTCTGGGatttactgaaaaacagctAAAGGACAACGCAGACATTGGTCAGAGCCAACACGGGTTCACTAGGGGAAGGTCATGTCTAACCAACATAATTTCCTTCTACAACAAGATCACCCAGctagttgaccaaaggaaggcagttgatgtaatctttctggatttcagtaaagttttCAATAGtgtctctcacagtatccttctggaaaaaaacaaccagaataCAGTtgaataaaagcataataagatGGGAGACCGATTGGCTGATGGGTCAGGCCCAGAGGGTTCTTGTAAAtagggttacatcaggctggtgaccTGTCACTggtggggttccccagggctccattttaggaggagtcctcttcaatgtttgCATgtgatttggatgtaggacttgAAGGGTTTTTGAGTGGGTTCATGGATGTTACCAAATTGGGTGGAGCTGTTGATTCcactgagggtggtgaggccttgcagagagatttggacaaattagagagctgggtAATcaccaacagtatgaagttcagcaagagCAAGgttctttactgagagggtggttgggcactaGAGCAGGcaccccagggaagtggtcacagcgCCGAACCTGCTGGAGTTCAACAAGTGTTTGGAcactgctctcagacacatgatctgattttttgggGACCCAGGTACTGGATtcaatgatctttgtgggtACCTTCCAACTcggatgttctatgattctatgattccttgCCCACAGGGAGATCCCGAGGGCaatggggacaggaggagggaCTGGGTGGCCCAAAGGcaccctgcagagctctgtgctgggaCGAGCTGGCTGAGCAGGTCCCCTGATGACACatggggcagagctggtgctgcacACATCAAGAGCATGCAGCAGGGAGGGATCTCTCCCGAGGCTGGTGAGTAACTGGAGGAGTAACTGGATTCGGGTTTCACTGGAACACAAGTGCTTCGAATTGCCACTTtaagacacacaaaaaaccaCACCCCAAGTGTACCGAGAACAGAAGGGGCAGAACTGCCCTCTGTGATGCAGTGGGGACCGATTGTTCCGTGTGGCTCCATGTGGCTGCCCCGGAGtcctggctgtggggctgtgctttGCCCCATCTCTGACACGGTCTGTGACAACATCACAGTGCTGTCATGCTTGAGGTCAGTGCGGGACACCTTATGTCACAGTGACAGCTGCCACATCGCCACATGCCCTGTCCCCGCTGTGCAGAagtgcagaggagcaggagagtGGAGAAGGAGTTTCCTATTGGGAATCCCCACCACAAGGATGCAGTTTCCCTTTGTCAAGCTTCCCGCGCTGCGGGTGCTCAGCCTGGATGGTAAGGCCTTCAGGAGCTCTGCCACCAGTGTTACTGGGCAATATCAGTTCCCAAAATTGCAACtgcggggagggctggggaggagtACAGGGGGCCCCAAGTGGTTGTCCCATATGGCTGAGGGGTGACAGTGGCAGGAAATCTGTGGTGACACTTCCCCAGGGAGAGGGTCAGCTCTGGAGATCAGCATTGGAAGGGACgggcagagaagagaagggCAGGGGATCCTGTTGAAGGCAGGCTGACCTCCTTGCATTTCTAGAAACCACCTGAAATGCATGTGTTGGCAATCTGGGCTTTCCTTTCAACCAGCCTCGGCCTCTGGAGTTGCCCGCTGGCTCTTCTGGTCTTTCCAGATGGACAGAAGGGgcctggagctggggggctgcttCCCCTTGCAGATGCCAGCTGGTGGGATGCCAGTGCCCAGGTCCCTTCTGCTGCCACTGGCTGAGCCCAGCCCTCTCTCAGGCTCAACCTGAGCCTGGGACCCTGAAGACCAAGAGTtgtgctctgcagcccctgcgTGCACTTGCTCCTGCTGACACCTCTGCTGACCGCTGCACACGCCAGCTCCGTGCCTGGGAAGGTGCTGAATGGAGGTGGTCTTGCTGGCCCGGAGCCTGACGTGTCTCTCCCTTGCTTTTCAGATGTCATAAGAATTTGGGACAGTGTGTCCCAGTACATGCTCCAGCAGTTTACACTGAAAAAGGTGAGCTGTTCCTCCTGTTCCTCCTGGCATGTGGATGCTTTCCGCAGTTCTGGCAGCCCCACTGCCATCGAGTGCAGCCATCCACCCCCTTCTCTGAAATGCTCCTGAAGGGCATGGAGGTggggcagcgctgctgctgtGACATCCGATGCCAAGAAGGGAATGTGGCTCTGGTAGAAGAGAGGCTTCGAGTCTTCCTGGCACCTCCCAGCCCTCACTGCTGGAAGGCAGAGGCCCAGCAGAAAGCCTGGGACACTTCTCAGGGATCACTCAGCACCCCTCGAGCCTTACAGAGCTCCAAGATGCTTGTTTGACTTTTACTCTCCTGTGTTATAAGGGGGAAGAGGAGATAGGAGAAAAGAACGTGTCTTCTGCTCAGCAGCTCTTCTCCAACTCTTTCTGAAGGGCCCCACCCCACCTCCTCGCACCTCCAGAGCGGAGGAAGCACAGAATGCCAGCATCTCGCTCCGACGAGTCCATTTGTCCTGCTAAAAGCACTTCTGTTCTCTGCTCTCCGCAGGGTGTGGCCGTAGATGTGCTTGGCGTTTTCTACATACTGAGGAATCACAGCAGCAAGGTGAACAGGGACATGGTTGTGCCCAGGTTTCACCTGTCGGAGAGGGTCGCACAGGTGCAGGGGCTCAGCTACACCAGCAGCAACATCCCTGGTAGGCCGATGGCACAAAGCCTTTGCTAAGCCTTGCGGCGCCATCGGGCTGCTGAGCCGCTGCCCACCTGACGCTGTtcctcttttgctgttttctagaTTATATCAAAGTTGTCCCCCTGGACTATTCTCAATTGTCACAACAGACATCCATTCCCgagaagctggtgaaggagTGTGTGAATGACATTGTGGTACTCTTCAGCTGGGGTGCCGGACTGGGGGAGGATTACGACCTTGTTTTCAAGGGCATCGGTTCTCTGATGAGCCGAAACAAGATCCTCACAATGAGATACCGCCGAGAGTTTCTCCTCGCCATTGATGGGACTGGAACTCTCTTGGAATATCTGCTCTCTGTAAGTTTAACGTTTTTTCCAGGGCTCTTTCTGAGGCTCAAGCCAGGCACCTCCCTAGTCTGGGATCCCACTCCCAGCAGCTTGGGGACAGAGCACAAGAGCAGGGCGAGTTCTGTTGTGCTGCCAGCAAAAGGGGTGCGGGGGGAGAGTTTCCTTGAGGGAGCTACGCTGAGCAGTGGCAAGGTGTGCTGCCTTTGTGGGCAATGGGATCCTTTCTCAGGCCTCATCTGCCACATCTCTGTCCTTTCGGCAGAACCCATGGACAAAGATTTGCGTGCTATCAGGCAAAGAACCTGACCCTTTCCACGTGCGTCCCAGTGGGATCCGCGTGCTTCCAGCGTGAGTACATGCACTTGTGCAGCCCTTGGCTCCTCAGCTCCTCCTTGGTAGGGCTGTtgccagagctgcctgctcctgcggaTAGCCAGGAATCCTTCCGTGATGGAAGGACGGTCAGCTTCCTCCACGCGTGCTTTCTGTTTCTGGGCTCTGATTGTCCTCTCCTGCTTTAGTTTGGAGGAGGGATTGTGCTCTGCACTGCCAGCATGGATTGGACCTGGAGTGCAATTCAGGCATCCTTAGGCATCCTTTCCCATCGAGATTCATCTCCTCGTTCCCTTTCTTGGTGGGGTGGTggcaaaaagcatttgaaaaggCAGCTTCTCAAGCGTCCTCTCTCCTGGGTTGTACCTGAGGCCTCTCAAGGGTAGTTCAGCTGCTCAAAGGCCTGGTACAAGTCATGCTGGGGACATTTCCCAGACTCTCCTCAGACTGCAGTGAAGGAAAGGTCTCCTAAAGGCCTTCTTCTTCTTGCAGCAACAGAGAGTGGAGGAGGGACTTGGTGGCCCAAagggcagctctggggtccAGTGgggccctgcagagctctgcgCTGGGATGAGCCCAGCTGAGCAGGTCCCCTGATGGCACAAGGGGCAGATCTGGCTTTGCACACATCAAGAGCTTGAAGCAGGGAGGGACTGCTGCAGGCCGAGGGGCTCCAGTCTGTGCCACCCAGTGAGAGCCCTCCAAGGTGGTAAATAGTCTGGACGCACTGCTTTAGCGATCTGGAGGCCCTGTAGTGACTGCCAGCTATCACTGTCACTGCCTGCTCAGGGGAGGTGGAGCCCTTTTTCCCAGCTCATGTCTTCTTTCTAGGTTTAAGATTAAGCTACCCCCTggcagagaagctgaagagcTTTCCTCCACTGAGCGAGACAATGAGAAAGAAAGTAAGGACCGTCCAAGTAAGTACTGAGCAGGTCTGCACCTCTTCTTGTCCATGTGGTCATAAAGACGCTGTTCTCAAGAGGGGTCTTCTTTCCCAGGGGCAGGCAGCCCTCAGGCTAAGCATCTCAAGCACCAAAAGAAACGTCCACTGAGCAGCCTGAAAGTGGCGAAGGACAAGAAAGGGCAACAGGACAGTATAAGGAAGACTCTGGACAAGTGAGGCTCTTGGGCAAGCGAATGAGGGCAATGGGATGGTCTGGTAGTCATGGCAGCGAGAGATTTCTCTTGGACATGCCATCTGTATTAGCTCTGAAAGGCTATTAGCACATCTCAGAAGGGCTGGCGTTTGCCAGACAGACTGCAGGTGTACGGCAGTGTTTTGTGAGACATGGGGGTCAGCCTCATTCCTTTTCACCTTCTGTCCATCCAGCAATGAGTTTAGCATACTGTTAGCCAACCTGCGGACAAACTATGAGGCTGAAAAACAGGCAATCTTGGCAGAAGACCTGGCtaaggagagagagagtgaaGGTAATGCAAGCCCAGACTACCCAAATCATGCCCGCTGCCCCAGgttgcagctcctctgcaggaCACTTCCCCACGCCACCCCATTCCCGAGCAGATCTTGCCGAGTGCTCTTTCACTTGAGCACTGTCACAGGACCAAGAGCCTCCTAGGAAATATGACTCCAGCAGGGTcgctgctgcagaaagcatcCCAACAGTACCCAGCAGTTCCACAGGCACCTCTGGTCTGAGCTGCCCCAAAGATGTGGCTTTGGCCTGGAGGTCTGAAGGCCTTTCTCATGTCTTGCTTCAAGGGCATCTTCCCAAGAAGCCCCTGCTGCCCCAAAGGAGGCTTTCCCTCGTGAAGCTTCCTGTGCCGAAACCAGAGGACGGATGGGGAGAGCAAGCTGCAGGAGACAAGCCCCCTGAGAGGTGAGAGCTTTGGAGAGATGCAGCAGGCACCGGTGTGCCCTGGTCCTGGTGGCAGGGAGATGTTTGTGTTGGCCACGTCACCTCCGTCAGCTCGGGAGAGCTCTTTGGATGTGTGCGCGTTTCCTGCTGGAGGGCCCAGCACAGCGTGGCTCCGTGAGACCCCTGCATCGTGTCAGCTTCAGCTTTGTGCCCGTCTTGTTCCCAGGTCTGAGCCCAGCAAAGGACCATCTGCCACTCTGGGGCTGCTCCAACGCCCCCATGGAAAAGAAGGCATAGGTAAGGAAGGTGAGAAAGGAGAGGTAGCGGATGGGTCCCGGCACAGGCTCGTGGGCTTCCCTCGTGCCTTAGTGTGTGCAGAGGCAGCCAGGGCTCTGTGTGGTTGCTGGGACAGCAAAATGTCTCTCAGACGGCTGGGTTTGCCCCAGAGGGTCCATCTTCAGGGCTCACAGGTTGGGAGCTGGTGACTCAATCCCTCCTGGTGGAACTGCTCCCAGGCTGCTCACAAACAGGGCCCTGTGTAGACGGTGCCCCTTGGAGTAAAGGTGTCCCTGAGAGcagtgcaggcaggcaggaatcTCCTCCCCATGCCTGATGCCATCTGCCCCACGCAGTCTCTGTGAAGTCTCCAGCACTCCCTGGCAGGCCCTGCTCCTCAGGAGATATCCTAGAGAAATGAATACCAGACAAAGAAAACCCAGGGGTGAGAGTTGCTCTCTGGACCTGCAGAGTTGGATGAGATAAAGGGGTCTCAGGGGTCTCCACCCCACAATGAAATGTGACTCCATGGCCATTGGGGTCGCTGCCGCAGAAAGCATCCCAACAGCAGCTCGGCATGAGCTTCTGGTCTGAGCTGCCCCAAGGACATGGCTTTGGCCTGAAGGTCTGAAGgcctttcacagaatcacagaatagtctaggttggaagagacctccaagatcaccgagcccaacctctgacctaatgctaacaagtcttccactaaaccatatccctaagctctacgtCTAAACGTCTTgtaaagaccttcagggatggtgactcaaccacttccctgggcagcctattccagtgactaacaaccctttcagtaaagaagtttttcctaacatccaaccttTCTCATGTCTTGCGTCAAGGGCATCCTCCCAGGAAGCCCCTGCTGCCTCAAAGGAGGCTTTCCCAGGGGACGCTTCCTATGCTGAAACTAGAGGACGGACAGGGAGAGCAAGCTGTGGAAGTCAAGTCCCCTGAGAGgtgagagagatggagagacGCAGCAGGCACTGGTGTGCCCTGgtcctggcagcagggagatgtTTGTGTCGGCCACACTGGTGGGCAAAAGGGCATGGAAGTTTTCCTGCAGGAGATAACTGGCAGTGCTTCTTTTCTCCCTACGTCCCTGTCCCCTTCTTTCACGCTGTCCCTGCAGCCCTAAGCACAGCAGCGTGACCACCTGACAGTCTTTCAAGTCACTGTCAGCTGGGGCCTTTGCACAAGACCATCATCTCAGATGACGCTGTCTTTCTCTTTGTCCCACTCAGAGAGGGCTTAGTCCTGAGCACccctttctctgtctttgaGAACACAAATCATTGGCTACACAGCCCTGCTGAACAACACATTGCAGAGGCACGGGCTCGCAAAGTAGATGCAAGTATATTTGGTGGAGTCCCAACACTACCCACTTTGTATTTTTAGTGTGCTACCAGCCATTGAGAGGGACAATTCAAAGGAGGGCAAGAACAAAATGGCACACTGCATcaggaggaaaactgaaatCCCTGCCTGCAAAGGCCATCAGAGAGTAGGACAGGTACGTGGTTTTGCCCCATATCACTTCTGCACTGTATTGAGGAGTGGAGAAGTGCTGATGGTCATGCCCAGAAGACTGGAGAGGGTCCAAAGGAGGGTCATggagatgatcaaagggctggagaaTCTGCCCTATGAGGAGAGACTGAGGAATCTGTCTTTTCACCCTCGAGAAGTGAAGGTTtggggggacctcatcacagtaTTCCAGTATTTAAAGGGTGGCTACAAAGCCAACAGAAGCTCTCCTTTCACAAGGGGAAACATGGAGAAGACAAGGGGCAGTGGGTATAAGTTGCACTGAATGAAGTTTTGTCTTGCTATAAGGTCTTAGGACCAACGGGGAGCAGTTAGGTGtccacagaaaggaagaagacgCTCCCTGTTGCGCCTTGTTCAGAGCAGGGGATTTTTTGCTAACGGCATTAGGAGCG is drawn from Oxyura jamaicensis isolate SHBP4307 breed ruddy duck chromosome 22, BPBGC_Ojam_1.0, whole genome shotgun sequence and contains these coding sequences:
- the LOC118177340 gene encoding uncharacterized protein LOC118177340; its protein translation is MLQQFTLKKGVAVDVLGVFYILRNHSSKVNRDMVVPRFHLSERVAQVQGLSYTSSNIPDYIKVVPLDYSQLSQQTSIPEKLVKECVNDIVVLFSWGAGLGEDYDLVFKGIGSLMSRNKILTMRYRREFLLAIDGTGTLLEYLLSNPWTKICVLSGKEPDPFHVRPSGIRVLPAFKIKLPPGREAEELSSTERDNEKEKGSSFPGAGSPQAKHLKHQKKRPLSSLKVAKDKKGQQDSIRKTLDNNEFSILLANLRTNYEAEKQAILAEDLAKERESEGHLPKKPLLPQRRLSLVKLPVPKPEDGWGEQAAGDKPPERSEPSKGPSATLGLLQRPHGKEGIGHPPRKPLLPQRRLSQGTLPMLKLEDGQGEQAVEVKSPESVLPAIERDNSKEGKNKMAHCIRRKTEIPACKGHQRVGQEVCYLCMQQEEQTVWAALLKQKEEQERAEWAELQAWQARMAALRAQRARAARKLEIAKIPKTEKREYNNDDLVRSL